A window of Nicotiana sylvestris chromosome 8, ASM39365v2, whole genome shotgun sequence genomic DNA:
CTGTTATGTCAAAGATGCACATACCTATAGGCTATAACATCATACCTTTTGATTGAACTTGTAATGTTTTTTTGGCACTTGGACACTTTCTTACCTCATCTTGGATTTTGAATGTAATCTACAATCTTTTCTCCACGCTTGGCTTCAATGTATTTACTTTTAAtgtttgttctcttttctttttcttttctgttaaTTACCATAGTCGGGCGACACTCCAATGGTATCAAGGGATTTCCTTGCAGATGATCCTCCACAAGGCGAGATGCAAAGCAACAATCCATTGCCTCCTACTCCTTCTGTGGATGAAGAATGTGAATCAATGGGTTCAGTAGCTTCTGCCAACTCCAACGATGGGGAACTTTCAGTTCCTAAACAAGAAAGTTCACAATATCCTCATCCACTAGTATATCCTGCTTATGTCGCCCCATTTTTCCCGATGCCTTATCCATGTTGGCCAGGTTATACTGCAGAGCCGGCAAAAGCAGAGACCCATGAAGTTCTTAAGCCAACAGCTGTTCATTCAAAGAGTCCAATTAATGTTGATGAGCTGGTTGGTATGTCAAAGCTAAGTTTAGGAGAATCCATTGGTGATGCCAAACCATCTTCTCTCTCACTAAAACTGGTTGAGGGCTCCTCCAGGCAGTCAGCTTTCCATGCTAATCCTTCATCTGGTAGCTCAGGCATGAACTCTAGCCACAGTCCAATCCATGCAGTTTAGTGGGGTGCATTCACATGATATGTTTCCTGTTAATATATGATAATGTTATGTAGTTTTGTTGGGTTGGGTTAGTTATAGTTCTATTTGTTGGGTCGATCTTAATAAGATTTGTTTAGGGGTTAACGTCTTAGTTGGCAGTACTCTCGTAGCTTGTAGGCACTCTTGTTTTGAAGTATTCAAGTTATTAACATTTTGACTTTGGTCAAAAGATTTAGTTCTCCTgctttgttttcttttaattttttgttagATTGTCGCGACTGTGACTAATTGATGTAGTAAAgtcccttttttttttgttaattggAGGTGCTACTATGCTAAAGAATGCTTAGCTCTTCAGGTCAGGTATAAAGAAACAGGGATTCTTGTTCTACGCCTGTTATCGTAAACCTGGCAGTGCATATAAAAGTTTTGTGGAGATGTGAAAATGTAGTTCGGTGGATGACTTATATAAGTTATGCGCAAGTATATTTTGCTAAATGATAGTATCAACTTGTCAAGAGTATGACTTACATAATGAAGATAGTTTAAAAGAATGGCAGGACTGAAAGAGGAGGTTCTTCTCTGAGCTTTTATATCTTTATAAGGTGCTTTGGAATCTTGTTGGATCTGAATGTTGGAGTCGTGCCTTAATATGTTCCGCTATAGACGAAGTTCTGTTCTGGGTTGTTGATAAGTTCGTGTGGAGAAAGCAAAGGACGAGTTAAAGATTTGGTTTTTCTGTCTTTTCCTTGTAGGTCTGATTCCTGAAGGAACTGAGCAACGATAAACTGATGCAGCCCCAATACCTCATTATGCATGCAATTTGAGCCATGCACCAGCTACTGTGTGCAGATTGAGTGATAGATATGCTACCTGTCATTGAGCTAAGCATCGGCATACCGCTCTGCAGAAAGTTGGACTGGTTGGAGATGTTATGTTGATACAAAGACAAGTACCAATTTATATGAGAAGTCTTGGAATAGTGAGGGACATGTTTGTTGGGTACATTTTAAGTGGAGATTTAGTTTTCTTTTGCTACTTTGAGTTTGCAGAAATCCCACTAGTgtttaggaacatgaattctagGAGGGAAAACCTTGCAGTAATTTGGGTGAACTGGAGGTCTGCATTGAAGATGCTTACAAATTGGTAATAGAAAAGCCATCTCCTCGCAATATCTGCCATTGAAGTGAAATCATCTAAActaagaagaaacagaaaagaagaTGAACGGGCCAGTAGAAGGTGAATGACTGAATGTAGCAAATAGTGTGGACAATACACAGAAACACACATGTAGGTAAATGTGTGTGTTGAAGGTTTCCCGGTGGAGGGCAAATGACTCAACCACTGAGCGTTAGAAATGAGTGTGCACTTAGGAAAGACTTGTTGAAGCGTAGAACTGTACTCGGTGGGCAGAATTATCCTATTTATGTGCTGGTGAAGGTAGTAGGTACGTAATAAAATAGTCGAGAGTAGCAGGTACCTAATGAAATAGTCGAGAGGAGTCCCCTTTAAGAAGAATATCAAAATCTATTTCATGTTCTACTTTTTCCTCGGGGATCTatttaccttagtgtgactcgaATCATGATCCATAGATTGAAGATGGAGGATTAACACTATGTTATCAtcatttattttcttaaattgttaccTATATTGTTTGCTTTTTGAGAAGTCACATATAGTCTTGATCAGTTCCAGTAAAATGTGAACTTATATATAATTGATTCCCACCCCCTTGTTCTATCGTCTACATCTAATGCTTCCTCATCTATTGAGGTACTATGCAAATATTTGCGGACCTAGGATTTGAAGATGAACTACTCAATTAGTGCCTCATCTGACTTTTCAGCTTAAGGgttttaagtaaattatattacatttttcaataaatatatacCTATATATTTCGAATTTTTGCCGAAGTTAACGGGGTCTGATGACCCTTCTGCTCCAAAAATAGATCTGCCTGTGTTCAAGATAAGAATCCATATTAAAGTACCATCtcggaatttttttatttttctcttttgtaTTACATGAATTATGATTCAATTTCATTCAACAATTCAGTTTGATTTTCATGACCATAATGTGATGGGATTTTTACCTTCCTATACCacatatgaaaccttattaccctcaatgtttaaggtttgagtTAATTACATTTCagtataccaaattaccatttatataccataattcaaattaaGGATATAATTAAGGGTGCATTTATATTAGGCATAATTATAGGACTGTATCTTCTCTTTCCTTGTTTTTCCGCAATATATCATTGGCAGTGCCTTCAATCATCGTATTCTCAGTAATGCCATTTTTTACAAACTGAATTCGATAACTCCAGCACTTTCTACAATTAAGTTTGGTTTACAGACTTAGATTAAGTTTATTTGCAAAAATTATAAGCTACTCATTGTGTGTTTTTGGACCTTAATTAATCTTTACAAGCACTCTGTTATATTGAGGGAAAATGAGTACCCCCCTCCCCCACGTTTCTATTTTGAATTCCACCGTTGACCCcaattaaaaagctttgaagctttgaattcaaatttgagttttcaaaaatcattatttgttttgattgggtgttgttgtaaataattcagaatatgtttaggagtttgtatctcaattttgaggggttttggtgaagatttagacttggttttggctgaattttagattgaaactcgaagaagaagaagaagaagaagaagaagaagaagaagaagaagaagaagaagaagaagaagaagaagaagaagaagaagaagacatatttccagaatttgtagataaattgtagtcaaattagaaaaattgtagataaattgtagattgttttttgcagaagattttgtagaagctttagtcgttttagatttgtgaaaacagaaaacaatgcatctacaatcagaatacaaataatctacaatttatctacaagatatctacaaagtggatacattgaattttaatatcccaattcccattttaattgtagaataattggcattttcgacataattgtagaagatttgtagaagttttagtcttcccaatctacaatttatctacaattctacaatttctggaaatatgtcttctcttcttcttcttcttcttcttcttcttcttcttcttcttcttcttcttcttcttcttcttcttcttcttcttcttcttcttcttcgagtttcaatctgaaattcagtcaaaaccaagtctaatctttcaccaaaacccctcaaaattgagatataaactccaaaccatattcccaattatcttcaacaacacccaatccaaacaaataatgatttttgaaaacctaaatttgaattcaaagctttcaagctttttaatggctatcaatggtggaaaatatatggaagaacagatgAAGATGAAAAACAGAAATCTCCTTTCCGTTTCAAAATTACGCAGCTTTCAGATCTCCTTTATGTTTCATATTTTGAATTTAATGTGGAATAAATCAATCCCAGATTCTGTGGCTGATTTTTCGCGCGCTATAAATGGCAAATTCTGCCTAATTAACGATTGATATATAAATTGTAGTTAAAGTGTGGACTGGGCGGGTAATATACAAACTAtgcacatttttggtaataaggtttcatatatggtatagttaGGAAAAAATCCCTAATGTGATTTAGGCCGGCTAAGTCTCAATAATGGGCTAGAAATATGCTAGCCCAATACCCAACTAGTGGACTGTGTTTGGGCTGATCAAGCTGGTTTTAACGTTAAAATAATACGGGCTAGTCAGTTTtggactggtaattgaaaaatagtcagcatACTCCAGCATATTACATTGTGCtggaatctcatatgtaaaaaatttgaactccagtatattatgccggAATTTTTTCGGGTTTTTAAAGGTGTTTTtatttagattttatttttacatgaaaaaagtggctaaatttcgattacttttgaaacagTAGCTGATTTTCAATTAGCATTTGTGAATGGGATTTTTTTCGTTTCTATACAATATTTGAAACTTATTTACCAAAATTGTTCTAATTTTATATATTACCCGCCCTAAACAAGGATTACTTGCAAATTATATacattccaccttaaaaggctctcaaaccattattagtgccttcaacCAAGGGATTTAATTatacctttttccttttctctatcTTCTCTCTAGAATATTTGGACCAAAGATACTCCCAACAGTCAAACATTTTCCACAAAACAAATCAAGTAACTAAATTTTCCACGAAGAATATCGTATTCAGCTAAAACACATGTTCCATTTCTTAAACTACGTACTACGAAGCTGATAGTCATGTTCTACAATGCACTGCAGTTGAACGCCAATTGCTAAATAATCTTATTCCACACTTACTAGGAGCATCAGTTAGTTTCATAGATAGTTTTCAAGAATTCCTTTCCAAAGTAGACtcaaaaaacaaaaccaaaaaagaaaaaatgttatTGTATTCTATTTGACTTCATATGTTAAACCAATCATAAACCTGCTTGAAGGTGATCAAAGAAGTCTCAGCTATTAGAAGTTGGTAatctcttttatttattattcCACTTTGCCTCTCTACTCCGCTTAAAATTGGCGGTCTCACTGTACTTCAACCTATAAAGGTATACAATATTTGCCAATTTATTTTGTAGTTGAATAATGTGCTGTCGTTTTTGGTGACGGAAATATTAGAACCTCGAAAATATATATTGGTCGTAAACAAGCCATAGATTTTAGTGGCTAGAAAGCTAGCATTCTTTTTAAAACTGATTAATaatgaaataataccatataaaAAGAATCAAAGCAAGTACTATGAAATCTATGATCCAAATATTGTTCTTACTCAATCAGCATTTGTATATAATAAAAATTCTTATATAATACATATGACAGTGTCGGAATTATGTTTCCCAAGGAATCAACAATTATTCATCAGCACAATCTAAAAGAGAACTTCTACTGAATCTAAATTTTATTGCATATTTATATTTAAACTAAACACATAAAATCTCTATCTCTAAGAACAATATATGGTACATCAAcatacaaattaaaaataaatttcgtaCAAATTTAATGCAAATTTTAATATCTACAAGAAcatacataataaaaataaatttcatacaactaattatatattatacaacttatttataacttatctacatctttcatacattatttctagaCAGTTAAATACAAATACAATATCAtgcaacttaaatacaaattttatacaatatattttttgtacatATTCTATATCTAATTTGTATATTATCTTGGTGTGTGCTTCTTCCTCTCTAATATTCCAATCAAAACTTACTCTCTtaatacaattttgatacatatcaATAACTTTATATAAAAAgataatatttataacttaaatacaaattttatacaatgattcatacattatacaattatttttcaactttcatacaacattcaaataaaaaaatatatataaccaCAACAGAATAACTTTACTTCAATTTCGTAAGTACATTGTATGTCATGTGTAATTACTACAATTTCTTTGTCGAGTTTCTatttgaaattcagccaaaatcgaatctaatcttcaccaaaacatccttaaaattgagatataaactccaaacaatattttaattatttgcaacaacacctaatccaaacaaataatggtttttgaaaatcGAAATTCTAtttcaaagcttcaaaactttttaatggttgtcaatggtggagaatcaaacaccTTCAAAATTCATTGATTGACAACTTCAATTTGAACACGAATTGTGCAACATGAAAGGAAATTGCTAACTTAAGACGATTGAAATCCATTGATGAATTCCATTAAAACTCTATATaacaagaaagcataaaaaaataGAGAACATCAAATGAAGAAAAATTAGGGGAAAAAGAGTAGAGAgacaaaaagagagagagagagagagagagagagagagagagagacaagtATAAAGGGATAAGGAAATAACTAATATTCCTTGTTCAATTCCTAATATAAAAGGGATACTCATTTGAAACTTatttgtatataattggtaaattgtaTATGACCATGTAAataaattgaaacttgagtaggaagggtaataaggtttcaaatagtgtatagaaaggtaaaaatctagggggtgttcaaaaccgaaaaccgaaccgcAAAAGTGActtaatggcttattggtatcaGGTTATCGGTTTAATGGATGAGGAACGGATTGAAATTTTATTAACAACGGCTTATCGGTTTGGGagcggattattcaattttcaTATCGCATAAATCGTTAAccagttaaatatatatatatatatatatatatatatatatatatatatatatatatatatatatatatatatatatattaaataataaaaatccctTCCACAGTTCTTTTCGTATCAACAAATTATTGATTTGGAAACCTCTTCCCTTACTGGCAATTAAATTATGATGGAGATAGTTCGTTTGTGTCTCTTAATGCTTACTGATACATACTATGTACATTTGTGTGTATGTACTTGTATACCCTGTGCACATTTGTGCCTTGCTTCACCGGGAACTAATTCATTGTTAACCACTTAATACATTTCAAACTCTAGCTTGTCGCTCAAGTGTCTCAGTTCATAAATGTTCAATTGTAATTTGTCAATTGCTGATAGTACCTGGAGATGGCAAATAAAGCGGCGACATTTGCTCAACAGTTGGGTATTGCCTAAGCTACCAAGAATGCAGACTTTTAGGTGAAGGTAGAATATTCGATGATTGGACTCACAATCAGTAAGCCTATGAAAATGAGATTTTTGGGCAGGCGGTTGATATAGACACAACAGGTTGGAAAGAGAACTAGGCCGCTAAACCGTCCGATAACCGCCTGATAGTAGCTAAATCGATACCAATTCGCTcgatatcttatcgggtggctagcATATTAATATATTTAAAAGTCGATAACCGATAAACCAAAtcgttaagagtaaataaccaCCTGATCCGTCTGATAAGCAACCCTATAAAAATCACTTTGAAAATCAggctatttttgtttttttgcccTATTTTAACGACTCTAACCTTTGCATTGGTATGtgggaaacttacacaaatgttcCAAATAAGTCTCAACTTATCAACTTCTAGTCATtagtcatagacttaccaaaactagccaagcacatataaaaattgaaaaatcaaataaataaggtCCTTTCtttcaaagaatcacatgcaaaaatctccttccatattttaaagcgtgattagcaacattagatgcaagacggaaagaaaatttcatggatgaggtagcaaataaggtgatgaaatacaaaaaaaaaagacacaatattccaaaaatctaatatatatatatattatatttcaaaaatctaagcaaaaaagaaACTTTTTCAATGGATATAGTTGAATtaattgaaaacatatagataagtcaatatacaaaatttgaggaagattggaggtgatttggactggttttgtatcaaaattcgtaattaaattgagttcaaaaaattcttctgcaacacatgtatcacgcatgtatctcacacaccggtatacatggatatacatgtgatacacaattgGTACAAATAtaatacatatgtgatacacaaatgatatacagtgtgatacacatatcattttggaatttttacctcctacagcaaaggttaacaccttatttattttaaataaataccattttaaaaaattatattttataaataccttttaatatttatagcaaaatatctaattttggttacctcctacccctaagccactaaatatgctattcagttacactattttctttctctctctactttgatacatatcaTTTTCTTCCCTCATTCCCTGAAAATATGATACTCAATCTCAAAATCCTCTCACCCACATCACCTACCATTAGTCAAAAACCCCACACTCTCTCTTGTCTCTCTAGGGCGACAATCTGATATGCTACAGCTGCGCAAACAACTGCCTTTGCAGTTTGGAACTCAAGGACGATGCCTTATTGGATAGCTTGCAAGAAGACATATTTTGATTTGATTCGATAGATATGATGACTATGTTCTTGCAGCGGCTAAATCTGTTAACTACATATCCTTGAAtgggaaagaaaatcagtttagGTTATTTTCATGGACTATTGGATTTAACCTTAAAGAAGAGACTTCAAGAGCCTTTGTTTGGATCTCGTTTCCGAATCTGCCGCCTATGTTGTTCGCGAAGAAATCACTGTTGTCTATTGCCTCAGTAGCAGGTAAGCCCATTGCTATTGATAAGGCCACACAAGAAAGGTCTAGGCCTAGCACAGCTTGGATTAAGGTTGAACTTGATCTTCAAAGAAAGCTGCCGCAATATACGACGATTCAATTTGTTGATGATAAAACTGGGAAGGTTATCGAGCATGTCCAGAAATTCAATTTGGGGCTGAGAAACTTGGTTTTcaattaatatatttcaatgtatcacgctgtattttcatgtatttcattgtattcattgtctattttttcattgtaattcaatgtatcttgctgtattccatgtatttcattgtattcgttGTCTTTTTTCcattatatttcaatgtatcccgttgtattctatgtatttattgtattcactgtctcgctatatgccatgaatgtattcatatgtttttttaattaatataatttatgtattcagatgtattatataatttctctgaagattgctatgtttttggagtatttttcggttgagaatcttttttataactgaaaatacaaaatttgtgtattgtaattgagtttgttgagttatattaggagtcgattatgttaattgattcactttccgtttaaaaacagtgtaatcccctgttttacgccatgaatacagtcgaatacaataatctgtccagctgtaatcccatgtttcacgccatgaatacagtcgaatacactcaaatacaaaaatctgtctagttgtaatcccctatttcacgcctagaaatgctactatattcatgaatacagtagcttaaatacatcttataacaacagaaaacgtatctacaatccgtaatatagtaaatggtatctatagatagctaattaccactaaaagatagtactttatgaaaatttctctatcatttttttcatgttcagtttttacTTCAAATTTTTAATTCAAACCAACTCAAAATtgcaccaaatcatcccaaaactgagattcaaggtccttaagatgtacccaatctattATAATAACACacactcaaaagaaagcaaataATTTGGCCTTTTTTGATACAAATAACTAATTGGCTAACATTAATAATATTTaactaatattaataatattttatgaattaacCAATTTTTATaatgagctacttataaatggataTAACTGCTAGTTTCCTTATGTTAATAAGGAATATGTGCGATTTCATTTAAGGATGTGGGATTGGCAGGTATATAGCTTCGGCGCCAGTAGCATACTGCTATGATGCTACTACATTCATTAGAACGATCTCTACTCTTTTGAAGAGAGATTCCATGTACAGTTAGACCTCTATATTACAATATTCTCATATAATAATCATTCAATATAAAAGTCATATTTTTCTTAGAATCGATTTTTATATTATGTATAAAATATATGTAGTTTATAGCAACACTTCACTATAATACAACTAAAAAATATCGAAACAAATAAGACTGTTACAGAGAAGTTTAGTTGTATTTTCAATGATAGCAAATTGCAATTACGACGATGACCTTTTAGTTCTTGTCCACCACTACTACCATATGTTTTGATAAGTGGTAATGCTCCTCTACTATCATTGGTTCTGCTTTGTTATTCCCGGAGTAAGTATTGAACATCGGGtgaaaaataagaataaaaaaggTAACATCCGTTTTATATCTTTCATCTGTTAGCTAACTAAATATTGAAAAATTGTTCCACTCTGTCACTCAAGGTTTCTCTAAATTTTCTCTGTTTAGATTTCTCGGTGTCACATCTTTAAGTCATTTAATATGTGAAAAATTAATATTCCTCTATCTATTACTACATTTTATGGATTACAATACTGTAGAGAAAGATATAACATAGCTAATTAAAGGAAGGTCATTAAAGTAATTTCTTTATGTGTTACGACCCAAGTTCTTCTCTCCGTAAattatcgtgacggcacctagtctctacgactaggtaagcctaacactttgcTGAAAATGAATTAAAAATATGAACATTAACTACTAACATTATCAAATATCTAATAAGCAACTGAATgtcactcggcatatacaattaACACTTCTGAAATGTACCAAACAATTCCCAAAATCCGGAATATCGTAAGTCACAAGCTACTAAGAAGTTTTAACTGTTCTATGCATCATACTAcagaaagaaggaaaaatgaaCATAGGGGAGAGAGGGGGACTTCGAGGATCTGCAGACGCggtagatgtaccttgaagtctccgataAGCAGCAACGATTGCAACTAGTGATGAGGCTGGTAAGATGAACCTGGATCCGCACACGAAAAACATgc
This region includes:
- the LOC104232190 gene encoding transcription factor MYBS3 isoform X2 — encoded protein: MTRRCSHCSTNGHNSRTCPNRGVKLFGVRLTDGLIRKSASMGNLTHFASSSGPLNGAVHDSPGNTPDHPAVGGSADGYASEDFVAGSSSSRERKKGVPWTEEEHRMFLLGLQKLGKGDWRGIARNYVISRTPTQVASHAQKYFIRQSNMSRRKRRSSLFDIVADESGDTPMVSRDFLADDPPQGEMQSNNPLPPTPSVDEECESMGSVASANSNDGELSVPKQESSQYPHPLVYPAYVAPFFPMPYPCWPGYTAEPAKAETHEVLKPTAVHSKSPINVDELVGMSKLSLGESIGDAKPSSLSLKLVEGSSRQSAFHANPSSGSSGLIPEGTEQR
- the LOC104232190 gene encoding transcription factor MYBS3 isoform X1 — protein: MTRRCSHCSTNGHNSRTCPNRGVKLFGVRLTDGLIRKSASMGNLTHFASSSGPLNGAVHDSPGNTPDHPAVGGSADGYASEDFVAGSSSSRERKKGVPWTEEEHRMFLLGLQKLGKGDWRGIARNYVISRTPTQVASHAQKYFIRQSNMSRRKRRSSLFDIVADESGDTPMVSRDFLADDPPQGEMQSNNPLPPTPSVDEECESMGSVASANSNDGELSVPKQESSQYPHPLVYPAYVAPFFPMPYPCWPGYTAEPAKAETHEVLKPTAVHSKSPINVDELVGMSKLSLGESIGDAKPSSLSLKLVEGSSRQSAFHANPSSGSSGMNSSHSPIHAV